A part of Chitinimonas koreensis genomic DNA contains:
- a CDS encoding AAA family ATPase has translation MTSSPRFTGSDQYIATPDLMLAVNAAITLQRPLLIKGEPGTGKTLLAEEIARSLGKPLISWHIKSTTKAQQGLYEYDAVSRLRDGQLGDARVHDIGNYIVRGKLWEAFESDRQAVLLIDEIDKADIEFPNDLLRELDRMAFDVYETRQTVSARHRPIIVITSNNEKELPDAFLRRCFFHYIRFPDRDTLRAIVDVHYPALREDLLREALELFYAVRELPGLKKKPSTSELLDWLKLLLAEGVEPAALKVSEGLPPLSGALLKNEQDANLFERLIKMVRARQG, from the coding sequence ATGACCTCATCCCCCCGTTTCACCGGCAGCGACCAGTACATCGCCACGCCCGACCTGATGCTGGCGGTCAACGCCGCCATCACGCTGCAGCGCCCGCTGCTGATCAAGGGCGAACCCGGCACCGGCAAGACCCTGCTGGCCGAGGAGATCGCCCGCTCGCTCGGCAAGCCGCTGATCAGCTGGCACATCAAGTCCACCACCAAGGCGCAGCAGGGCCTGTACGAATACGACGCGGTGTCGCGGCTGCGCGACGGCCAGTTGGGCGATGCGCGCGTGCACGACATCGGCAACTACATCGTGCGCGGCAAGCTGTGGGAGGCGTTCGAATCCGATCGGCAGGCGGTGCTGCTGATCGACGAGATCGACAAGGCCGACATCGAATTCCCCAACGATCTCCTGCGCGAACTCGACCGCATGGCCTTCGACGTCTACGAGACGCGCCAGACCGTCAGCGCGCGCCACCGGCCGATCATCGTGATCACCAGCAACAACGAGAAGGAGCTGCCCGACGCCTTCCTGCGCCGCTGCTTCTTCCACTACATCCGCTTCCCCGACCGCGACACGCTGCGCGCCATCGTCGACGTGCACTACCCCGCCCTGCGCGAAGATCTGCTGCGCGAGGCGCTCGAGCTGTTCTACGCCGTGCGCGAACTGCCGGGGCTGAAGAAGAAGCCGTCGACCTCGGAGCTGCTCGACTGGCTCAAGCTGCTGCTGGCCGAGGGCGTCGAGCCGGCCGCGCTGAAGGTGAGCGAAGGGCTGCCGCCGCTGTCGGGCGCGCTGCTGAAGAACGAGCAGGACGCCAACCTGTTCGAGCGGCTGATCAAGATGGTGCGCGCCCGGCAGGGCTGA